In Thermodesulfovibrionales bacterium, a single genomic region encodes these proteins:
- a CDS encoding SAM-dependent methyltransferase, which yields MLKEFIIEKIKREGPITFENFMELCLYHPEQGYYMRADAKIGRDGDFYTAPHLHRAFGAAVMRQIEECWNIMERLEDFVILEIGGGMGYLANDILDYAEGREIYSKLKYYLIELNSSLKRKQKDILYKHLDKIRWFNSVSDIVPFKGCILSNELFDSFPVHIIESTENGIKEIYVNTDGEDFFEIKGELSDGIEEYIRDFSINLPEGFRTEVNLRIKEWLRIISGILIEGFLITIDYGYPAWQYYGEDYPQGTLQCYYRHLKSDNPYIHIGEQDITSHVNFSSLKKWGEELGFKSIGYTSQGRFIVSMGIDEIINELIKPEDYSFEIPKLKSLIMPEGMGESHKVMIQYKGKGNPQLRGFRLRNELLKL from the coding sequence ATGCTTAAAGAATTCATAATTGAGAAGATAAAAAGAGAAGGGCCTATCACCTTTGAAAACTTTATGGAGCTCTGTCTTTATCATCCAGAGCAGGGTTATTACATGCGCGCTGATGCAAAGATAGGTAGAGATGGTGACTTTTATACAGCACCCCATCTGCACAGGGCGTTTGGAGCTGCTGTGATGAGGCAGATAGAGGAATGCTGGAACATTATGGAAAGGCTGGAAGATTTCGTGATCCTTGAGATAGGTGGCGGGATGGGCTACCTTGCAAATGACATTCTTGATTATGCAGAGGGAAGGGAAATCTATTCAAAGCTTAAGTACTATCTTATTGAATTAAACTCATCACTCAAAAGAAAACAGAAAGATATACTTTATAAACATTTAGATAAGATAAGATGGTTTAATTCAGTCTCTGATATTGTTCCCTTTAAAGGTTGCATCCTGTCAAATGAACTCTTTGATTCATTCCCCGTCCATATAATTGAATCAACTGAAAATGGAATTAAAGAGATCTATGTAAATACTGACGGAGAGGATTTTTTTGAAATTAAAGGCGAACTGAGTGACGGTATAGAAGAATATATCAGGGATTTTTCCATAAATCTGCCCGAGGGTTTCAGAACAGAGGTTAATCTGAGGATAAAGGAGTGGTTAAGAATAATTTCAGGAATTTTAATAGAAGGATTTCTTATTACTATTGATTATGGCTATCCAGCCTGGCAGTATTATGGAGAGGACTATCCTCAGGGAACTCTTCAGTGCTATTACAGACATCTGAAATCAGACAATCCCTATATTCATATTGGAGAGCAGGACATAACAAGCCATGTAAATTTCAGCTCCCTTAAAAAATGGGGAGAGGAGCTTGGTTTTAAAAGTATAGGTTACACTTCACAGGGAAGGTTTATCGTCTCGATGGGAATTGATGAGATAATAAATGAACTCATAAAACCAGAGGATTATTCCTTTGAGATTCCTAAACTTAAATCACTCATTATGCCAGAGGGCATGGGAGAATCCCATAAGGTCATGATTCAGTATAAGGGTAAGGGCAATCCTCAATTAAGGGGGTTCAGGCTCAGGAATGAACTCCTGAAGCTCTGA